In a genomic window of Rhododendron vialii isolate Sample 1 chromosome 12a, ASM3025357v1:
- the LOC131310762 gene encoding uncharacterized protein LOC131310762, with translation MNVREIPQRYILDPWMLDAKVSSSIEGKVRGDEKDPKMVHLATLSSEDDDAYELVDTAIAHLFSKVEANALGCSSGASPGGGPIDMELSLGVPNLGRAKGFKKRQGTCMRRVGGTGRLQP, from the exons ATGAATGTCAGGGAAATTCCCCAGAGATACATATTGGACCCATGGATGCTAGATGCAAAGGTTTCTTCATCGATTGAGGGCAAAGTTAGAGGGGATGAGAAGGATCCTAA AATGGTACACCTAGCAACTTTGTCATCGGAGGATGACGACGCATATGAGTTGGTGGATACAGCTATTGCTCATTTGTTCTCTAAAGTTGAAGCCAATGCGCTAGGCTGTAGCTCCGGCGCTTCTCCTGGTGGAGGCCCTATTGACATGGAACTGAGTTTGGGTGTTCCTAATTTAGGGCGAGCTAAGGGCTTCAAAAAGAGACAGGGCACATGCATGAGAAGAGTGGGTGGAACAGGAAGACTACAGCCTTGA